In a single window of the Octopus sinensis linkage group LG1, ASM634580v1, whole genome shotgun sequence genome:
- the LOC115213885 gene encoding mediator of RNA polymerase II transcription subunit 20 has translation MGVVCVFSYPVPEGKSAQQIVDSLQKQVELLGAVKAGNFYVDCETYQSTLPNTTTQRLIHILHNSEQPATCFAILDTGNCLVADSQFDVLMQRLKGFYQQKKGSKIESKGQRYEYGDFLIKIGTVLIASSVKGILVEVEYYPCAIINDCWNLMKELIQSVMGNILDNPPATLKNKLTSEYSPSDTVQQYLEHFNVFRKNVSTNQSR, from the exons tgtaTTTTCCTATCCTGTTCCTGAAGGTAAAAGTGCCCAACAAATAGTTGATAGCCTACAAAAACAGGTAGAGTTGTTGGGTGCTGTTAAAGCTGGCAATTTTTATGTTGATTGTGAAACATATCAGTCTACTCTTCCGAATACAA CTACTCAACGTTTGATTCATATATTACACAACAGTGAACAACCTGCTACATGTTTTGCCATTCTAGACACAGGCAATTGTCTAGTAGCTGACAGTCAGTTTGATGTCCTCATGCAACGATTAAAGGGTTTCTATCAACAAAAGAAAGGATCTAAAATTGAATCTAAAGGTCAAAGATATGAATATGGAGATTTTCTCATCAAAATTGGGACTGTATTAATAGCATCAAGTGTCAAAGGTATCCTTGTagag gtgGAATATTATCCATGTGCCATAATCAACGATTGCTGGAATTTAATGAAAGAACTCATTCAAAGCGTAATGGGTAATATTTTAGACAATCCTCCTGCAACTTTAAAGAACAAGTTAACTTCAGAATACAGTCCGTCTGACACTGTGCAGCAATATCTTGAACATTTCAATGTTTTCCGCAAAAATGTCTCCACAAATCAGTCACGATGA